DNA from Bacillus sp. 2205SS5-2:
TGGTTCCCTAAAGGAAAACAGAAAATCATGCCTACTTATGGAAAACATCACGGTGTTAAACGAATCGGTACACTTGATTATGAAATAGGAGAACTCTTTTTAATGGAAGAAGAACGCTATGACGTAAGTTTTTATTGACTTTCCTAAGAAAAGTGATGAATAACTACCCAAATGAAAAAATAGTTATGATCTTGGATAATACAAGAACTCATCATGCAAAACTCATTTAACCCTTTTTAAAAGTAAATGCCAATCTACTTCAATTTTTTTCTTCCACCCTATAGTCCAGAACTAAATCTTATTGAAGGGCTTTGGGGATGGTTGAAAAAATCCGTGATTTATAATGTGTTTTATAAAAGCGTAAAAGAGATCATAAAAGCTGTTTAAAGCTCCAAAATATTTAGTTTTATTTATTTAGTTAATTACCATTATATATACGGTCTTTATTAGTAATCTTGCTCAAATGAAGTGAAAAACTAGTAGGATACACAAAAATATTTTTTCGGAATTTAGTTTGGTTAGCAACTTAACATTTTATTAACTAACGTTTGAAAAGGAATATTATGCACTTTATCAGTAAAATTGGCATTTCTTTGACAAACCGCCATTTTATACTCAGGGGTCAAGTTATACGTTTTGGAATATACAACGGAGTCCTCATATTCTGAACAGAAAAAAATCTGTTGCTTCAAGCAACTGAAGGTAAATGAATCTAAAGGAATTGAAAGTCCTTTTCCTACCATTTTAATATAACTTTCTTTCAAGCACCAAAGATCAAAGAAGTAGGATTGTTGTTCTAGGTGAGGTAGCCCATTTAAATCATGTTGCTCTTTTATTGAAAAAAAATGATCTGCTAATTTCAAATCGATTGGTATCGTTTTTTCAACATCTACTCCAATTGGTTGTGTATCAATTGCACAAACAACCCATGTACCAGCATGAGAGACGTTAAAATGGAAATCTGTCGGTCCTTTAACAAATGGTTTTCCATAACTATTCACTTCAAAATGTATCTGGTCATTATTAAGTTGCAGCCTGATTCCAACCAAATAACGTGATAGCAACTCGGCTACTAAACTTCGTAATGCATCCATAGGGAAAACAAATCGTTTAATTTTTTCCTGCTTTTCCAATGTGAGTAGAGATAACAGACGGTCGAAATGGTCATCAGGGAGGTCTTTATTTAGATAGACCGAGTAAATATTTGACATGGATTCCTCCTATTTGAATCGAGATTAGTTCAGACATCTTATCACAAAAGGGATGTCTTTTTCTTTTTTTATGAAAACCATCTAGAAAAATTTTAATCTAAGGCTGTTTTCGCAAAGTTTGTTGCTTTTCGAACCAATCTATAAACGGTGATATAGCTTTGTTTCTGGCATCATTTCATCTATATTTGATGGAAATCAACGTGAAATGGACGATTTAATCAAAAATTAGAAGAAATAGCCACAATGTAAACGAAAAGAGCCTAATTTAAAGAAAGGGATTCTTTAAAGAACTCCTCCAAATTTTTTGGAGAGTATAATCCAACCTAAAAGCCACGGGGGACTTGCCACAAAAACGCAAGCCTTTACTAGAAGTACTCTAGCAACACTATCTTTAAATACTGTTTTCAGCTTCTATATAATAATTCACATTTTAGTTAATTGTACACATGCAGAAAAAACCTTCGAGTAATTTAAGTAGGTCTTTTCTACATGTGATTGTATTATTGTTTTGTACTGAAATAATAATACGATGAGTTCTGATAATCTTTGAGTGTATAGTATGTTTCAGCCATATAATCCATGATTTTTGAAGATAATACACCATCTGATTTTTCTAAAGCCAACTTAAAATAAGTAATAGCATCTTCGTATAATTTTTGTTTCTTCTTACCTAGTCCTAAAGTGAGATAAAGCTTACTAATAATAGGGCTGTTCTTTGGCACTTGTTTTAGATAGTTTAAAGCCATTTCTTCCGCTTCGTGATACTCCCCTTTAGAAGTTTTTGTAGTACAAATTTCATAAATAGCATTGTCCAACCCCGTAGAATCATTTAAGTCAGTATAAACTTCCTTTGCTAAGAAGAGGTATGTTTCGGATTTATTAAAGTTTCCGGTGTGCCTTAACAAAATACCTAAGTTTATATATGTACCTGCTAAGTTTATAAAATCTTCCGCACTTTTCAGAAAACCGATAGCTTTTTCATAAGTGACTTTTGCATCATTAATTTTATTTATTCTGCGGTTACATAATCCAAGTACCATATGTATTATTCCACTTTTATAAAACATGCCAGTTGATTTGTTTAAATCATTTGCTTCCTTTAAAAACCTAATTGCAGAGTAGTATTCACCAAGTCTTCCGTGAACAATTCCTAAATTTATAAGTAAAGAGATTTTCTCTATACCGGTTATTTTATTAAACACAACCTCATCATAGGACTGATCTAAAATATCGAAACTCTCTAATATTCGATTTTGTTTTATCAAAAGTTCAGCTAAATGATTTTGAGATTTAAGTTTCTCCTTCAGATAATTTTTATGAGAAAAATGTTCTATACTTTTTCTTAAATAATTTTCCGCTTCAGCTATATTATATAGTTGGTGTACAACCTCTCCATAACAAAAGTTAAAAACACCTAATTGATAATTATTAAGTTCATGGGATTCTGGATTAATATGTTTTAGCTTTTCCTCTGCCAAAAGGTATTCGTTTTTTTCTAAGTATTCTTCAACTGAATTTAGCTCTCTGTCAACTTCCAAATTAGTAATGCCTTCTAGTTCAGACTCTGCAATAAGATCATTTATGGTACAGTTTAGCTTTTCGCAGATAGCTTGTAGTAACTTATAGGAAGGTTGTACTTTGCCTTTTTCTATCTGACTAATATAACTCCTGTTCACAATTCCTTCGGCTAAGTCACTTTGAGTCAATCCAGCTTCTTTTCTTAGTTCTTTTAATCTATAACTTACGGTATTCATAATCATCACACCCTACAAAAAATTTTAAAAATTTAAAAAAATGTAATTGATTGCTAGCCAAATACAAGGTATTATATAAATGTGATTATATATTAACATTTTATGACCTGAAAATAAATGTTAATATATATGACAATAACCCAGAGGAGAAGAGATATGAAAAAAATACTATTACTACTTACGACTATTTTAATGATAGGGACATTTTTATTTGGAGAGGGGTTAAAAACAAATGACACTCCTCAAAACTACTCCGATGAAGTATGGCCTCGCCAAACTGAAATCATATAGTATTGCAGTTATACTAGGTTCATAATTTCTTTTGAAAAAAATATTCAATATAGTATAACTATCAATCGAAGACAGCTTATAAATGGCCATATTGATTAATCAGTATGGCTATAGTATATCTGAAATAATACATAACAACTAATTACTTTAGTGTCAGTAATCAGTACTAATCCAGTTAATAAATTTAAGAAGAGATGAGATCAGATATTTAAGAGCAGACGAGTCGCACGGTCAACAGTTTACAGCTATTATCGAAGGTATGCCATCAAACATGAAATGAGGATGTTTTTTACTAGAAATACGTGATGTACTGTTCATACGAAAAAGGATGCCTCTCTTTTTTGGATTGTTTGGTTTGGCGATTAAACAAAACTATAAAAAGTGCATCCCTTTTTCGTTTTATTATGTTTTTATTGTGTTTTTTGAATGTTTTTTAGCCGTTGCATTAGCGATTTCGTTCTTCGGCTTATTCTGTTTAAAGTTAAGCCTATACTGAGCGTACAACTCCTTTGAATTTTTGTTTAAACATAGAATTAGGGCTGGAAGAGTTCAGTGATTCAAGATAAAGTTCTTGGCATTATTATCAAAGAGTGGAGTTAA
Protein-coding regions in this window:
- a CDS encoding transposase; the protein is MPIYFNFFLPPYSPELNLIEGLWGWLKKSVIYNVFYKSVKEIIKAV
- a CDS encoding 4'-phosphopantetheinyl transferase family protein; protein product: MSNIYSVYLNKDLPDDHFDRLLSLLTLEKQEKIKRFVFPMDALRSLVAELLSRYLVGIRLQLNNDQIHFEVNSYGKPFVKGPTDFHFNVSHAGTWVVCAIDTQPIGVDVEKTIPIDLKLADHFFSIKEQHDLNGLPHLEQQSYFFDLWCLKESYIKMVGKGLSIPLDSFTFSCLKQQIFFCSEYEDSVVYSKTYNLTPEYKMAVCQRNANFTDKVHNIPFQTLVNKMLSC
- a CDS encoding helix-turn-helix transcriptional regulator, with product MNTVSYRLKELRKEAGLTQSDLAEGIVNRSYISQIEKGKVQPSYKLLQAICEKLNCTINDLIAESELEGITNLEVDRELNSVEEYLEKNEYLLAEEKLKHINPESHELNNYQLGVFNFCYGEVVHQLYNIAEAENYLRKSIEHFSHKNYLKEKLKSQNHLAELLIKQNRILESFDILDQSYDEVVFNKITGIEKISLLINLGIVHGRLGEYYSAIRFLKEANDLNKSTGMFYKSGIIHMVLGLCNRRINKINDAKVTYEKAIGFLKSAEDFINLAGTYINLGILLRHTGNFNKSETYLFLAKEVYTDLNDSTGLDNAIYEICTTKTSKGEYHEAEEMALNYLKQVPKNSPIISKLYLTLGLGKKKQKLYEDAITYFKLALEKSDGVLSSKIMDYMAETYYTLKDYQNSSYYYFSTKQ